The following proteins are encoded in a genomic region of Streptomyces collinus Tu 365:
- a CDS encoding M18 family aminopeptidase — protein sequence MSAPARFDRGHTDDLMSFLAASPSPYHAVANTAERLEKAGFRQVAETDAWDGTSGGRYVLRGGAIVAWYVPDGAAPHTPFHIVGAHTDSPNLRVKPQPDSGAHGWRQVAVEIYGGPLLNSWLDRDLGLAGRLTLRDGSTVLVDVDRPLLRVPQLAIHLDRTVTSDGLKLDKQRHLQPVWGLGDDPREGDLIAFLEAEAGLTPGSVAGWDLMTSPVEQAAYLGRDQELVAGPRMDNLLSVHAGAAALAAAAASGATLDHIPVLAAFDHEENGSQSDTGADGPLLGTVLERSVFARGGSFEDRARAFAGSVCLSSDTGHAVHPNYAERHDPTHHPRVNRGPILKVNVNNRYATDGSGRAVFAAACEKAGVPLQTFVSNNSMPCGTTIGPITAARHGIRTVDIGVAILSMHSARELCGADDPFLLANALTAFLES from the coding sequence ATGAGCGCACCAGCCCGCTTCGACCGCGGCCACACCGACGACCTGATGTCCTTCCTGGCGGCGAGTCCGTCGCCGTACCACGCCGTGGCGAACACCGCCGAGCGGCTGGAGAAGGCGGGTTTCCGGCAGGTCGCGGAGACGGACGCCTGGGACGGGACGAGCGGCGGCCGGTACGTGCTGCGCGGCGGGGCGATCGTCGCCTGGTACGTCCCCGACGGCGCCGCCCCCCACACCCCCTTCCACATCGTCGGCGCGCACACCGACTCGCCCAACCTGCGCGTCAAGCCGCAGCCCGACAGCGGCGCGCACGGCTGGCGGCAGGTCGCCGTCGAGATCTACGGCGGCCCGCTGCTGAACTCCTGGCTCGACCGCGACCTCGGACTGGCCGGCCGGCTCACCCTGCGCGACGGCTCCACCGTCCTCGTCGACGTGGACCGGCCGCTGCTGCGCGTCCCCCAGCTCGCCATCCACCTGGACCGCACCGTCACCTCCGACGGCCTCAAGCTCGACAAGCAGCGCCACCTGCAGCCCGTCTGGGGCCTCGGCGACGACCCCCGTGAGGGCGACCTCATCGCCTTCCTGGAGGCCGAGGCGGGCCTGACGCCCGGCTCGGTGGCCGGCTGGGACCTGATGACCAGCCCGGTGGAACAGGCCGCCTACCTCGGCCGCGACCAGGAACTCGTCGCCGGCCCCCGGATGGACAACCTGCTCTCCGTGCACGCCGGCGCCGCCGCCCTCGCCGCCGCCGCGGCCTCCGGCGCCACGCTGGACCACATCCCCGTACTGGCCGCCTTCGACCACGAGGAGAACGGCTCCCAGTCCGACACCGGCGCCGACGGCCCGCTGCTCGGCACCGTGCTGGAACGCTCGGTGTTCGCCCGCGGCGGCTCCTTCGAGGACCGGGCCCGCGCCTTCGCCGGCTCGGTCTGCCTGTCCTCCGACACCGGCCACGCCGTCCACCCCAACTACGCCGAGCGCCACGACCCCACGCACCACCCGCGGGTCAACCGCGGCCCGATCCTCAAGGTCAACGTCAACAACCGCTACGCCACCGACGGCTCGGGCCGGGCGGTGTTCGCCGCCGCCTGCGAGAAGGCGGGCGTTCCGCTGCAGACCTTCGTCTCCAACAACTCCATGCCCTGCGGCACCACCATCGGCCCGATCACCGCCGCCCGGCACGGCATCCGGACGGTCGACATCGGCGTCGCCATCCTGTCCATGCACAGCGCCCGCGAACTGTGCGGCGCCGACGACCCGTTCCTGCTGGCCAACGCTCTCACGGCGTTCCTGGAGAGCTGA
- a CDS encoding acyl-CoA dehydrogenase produces MGHYKSNLRDIEFNLFEVLGRDKLYGTGPFEEMDTETAKSVLEELTRLAENELAESFADADRNPPVFDPETNTAPVPASFKKSYKAFMDSEYWRLGLPEGIGGTTAPPSLIWAYAELILGSNPAVWMYSSGPAFAGILYDEGNDVQKKIAQIAVERTWGSTMVLTEPDAGSDVGAGRTKAVQQEDGSWHIEGVKRFITSGEHDMEENILHYVLARPEGAGPGTKGLSLFLVPKYLFDFETGELGERNGVYATNVEHKMGLKASNTCEMTFGDRHPAKGWLIGDKHDGIRQMFRIIEFARMMVGTKAISTLSTGYLNALEYAKERVQGPDLANFMDKAAPKVTITHHPDVRRSLMTQKAYAEGMRALVLHTASVQDAIAVKEANGEDTKAEHALNDLLLPIVKGYGSEKGYEQLAQSLQTFGGSGFLQEYPIEQYIRDAKIDTLYEGTTAIQGQDYFFRKIVRNQGAALNSLAEDIKKFLALGTGGEELAGAREHLAKAAVELEAIVGLMLTDLAATEQDVKNIYKVGLNTTRLLLASGDVIVGYLLLRGAAVAAEKLQTASSKDKAFYTGKIAAAKFFAANVLPGVTLARKVAEGVDLDLMELDEAAF; encoded by the coding sequence ATGGGGCACTACAAGTCCAATCTCCGCGACATCGAGTTCAACCTCTTCGAAGTACTCGGCCGCGACAAGCTCTACGGCACCGGTCCGTTCGAGGAGATGGACACGGAGACCGCCAAGAGCGTCCTGGAGGAGCTGACCCGGCTCGCCGAGAACGAGCTGGCCGAGTCCTTCGCCGACGCCGACCGCAACCCGCCGGTCTTCGACCCCGAGACGAACACCGCGCCGGTCCCCGCGTCCTTCAAGAAGAGCTACAAGGCCTTCATGGACTCCGAGTACTGGCGGCTCGGCCTGCCCGAGGGCATCGGCGGCACGACGGCTCCCCCGTCCCTGATCTGGGCGTACGCGGAGCTGATCCTCGGCTCGAACCCGGCCGTGTGGATGTACTCCTCCGGCCCGGCGTTCGCCGGCATCCTCTACGACGAGGGCAACGACGTCCAGAAGAAGATCGCCCAGATCGCCGTCGAGCGCACCTGGGGCTCCACCATGGTGCTCACCGAGCCCGACGCCGGTTCCGACGTCGGCGCCGGCCGCACCAAGGCGGTCCAGCAGGAGGACGGCTCCTGGCACATCGAGGGCGTCAAGCGCTTCATCACGTCCGGTGAGCACGACATGGAGGAGAACATCCTCCACTACGTCCTCGCCCGCCCCGAGGGCGCGGGCCCGGGCACCAAGGGCCTGTCCCTCTTCCTCGTCCCGAAGTACCTCTTCGACTTCGAGACCGGCGAGCTGGGCGAGCGCAACGGCGTCTACGCCACCAACGTCGAGCACAAGATGGGCCTGAAGGCCTCCAACACCTGCGAGATGACCTTCGGCGACCGCCACCCCGCCAAGGGCTGGCTGATCGGCGACAAGCACGACGGCATCCGCCAGATGTTCCGCATCATCGAGTTCGCCCGCATGATGGTCGGCACGAAGGCGATCTCCACGCTCTCCACCGGCTACCTGAACGCCCTGGAGTACGCCAAGGAGCGCGTCCAGGGCCCCGACCTGGCCAACTTCATGGACAAGGCCGCGCCCAAGGTCACCATCACCCACCACCCCGACGTCCGCCGCTCGCTGATGACGCAGAAGGCGTACGCCGAGGGCATGCGCGCCCTCGTGCTCCACACCGCCTCGGTCCAGGACGCGATCGCCGTCAAGGAGGCGAACGGCGAGGACACCAAGGCCGAGCACGCGCTGAACGACCTGCTCCTGCCGATCGTCAAGGGCTACGGCTCCGAGAAGGGCTACGAGCAGCTCGCCCAGTCGCTGCAGACCTTCGGCGGCTCCGGCTTCCTGCAGGAGTACCCGATCGAGCAGTACATCCGCGACGCCAAGATCGACACCCTCTACGAGGGCACCACCGCCATCCAGGGCCAGGACTACTTCTTCCGGAAGATCGTCCGCAACCAGGGCGCGGCGCTGAACTCCCTCGCCGAGGACATCAAGAAGTTCCTGGCGCTCGGCACCGGTGGCGAGGAGCTGGCCGGCGCCCGCGAGCACCTCGCCAAGGCCGCCGTCGAGCTGGAGGCCATCGTCGGCCTGATGCTCACCGACCTCGCCGCCACCGAGCAGGACGTCAAGAACATCTACAAGGTGGGCCTGAACACCACCCGTCTGCTGCTCGCCTCCGGTGACGTGATCGTCGGCTACCTGCTGCTGCGGGGCGCCGCCGTCGCCGCCGAGAAGCTCCAGACGGCCTCCTCCAAGGACAAGGCCTTCTACACCGGCAAGATCGCGGCGGCGAAGTTCTTCGCGGCCAACGTCCTTCCGGGCGTCACCCTGGCCCGCAAGGTGGCCGAGGGCGTCGACCTCGACCTGATGGAGCTGGACGAGGCCGCGTTCTAA
- a CDS encoding SseB family protein, whose protein sequence is MYGYDQNAGAQQQYAAPQQPMAGGYGQQPPLYPEPSPPSLADAVRAFTTGQMSAEDFQQIFATSKVYCPRGDTPGFLALHNTQQPVIPMFTSLKELRRYAGKESKYFVITGAEVIDLLPTGYGFVVDMEGEHRMVFDAKAVEQMVDFAMRRMYG, encoded by the coding sequence ATGTACGGCTACGACCAGAACGCCGGCGCTCAGCAGCAGTACGCCGCACCCCAGCAGCCGATGGCCGGCGGCTACGGGCAGCAGCCGCCGCTGTATCCCGAGCCGTCCCCGCCCTCGCTCGCGGACGCGGTGCGCGCCTTCACCACCGGGCAGATGTCCGCCGAGGACTTCCAGCAGATCTTCGCGACCTCCAAGGTGTACTGTCCGCGCGGTGACACCCCGGGCTTCCTCGCCCTGCACAACACCCAGCAGCCGGTGATCCCCATGTTCACCTCGCTGAAGGAGTTGCGGCGGTACGCGGGCAAGGAGTCCAAGTACTTCGTGATCACCGGCGCCGAGGTGATCGACCTCCTGCCGACCGGCTACGGCTTCGTGGTGGACATGGAGGGCGAGCACCGGATGGTGTTCGACGCCAAGGCGGTCGAGCAGATGGTCGACTTCGCGATGCGCCGCATGTACGGCTGA
- a CDS encoding pirin family protein yields MPAVTVENPLTLPRVTAPADAVARPVLTVTTAPSGFEGEGFPVRRAFAGINYRHLDPFIMMDQMGEVEYAPGEPKGTPWHPHRGFETVTYIIDGTFDHQDSNGGGGTITNGDTQWMTAGSGLLHIEAPPEALVVSGGLFHGLQLWVNLPAKDKMMAPRYQDIRGGSVQLLTSPDGGALLRVIAGELDGHEGPGITHTPITMIHATLAPGAELTLPWREDFNGLAYVMAGRGSVGAERRPIRLGQTAVFGAGSSLTVRADEKQDAHTPDLEVVLLGGRPIREPMAHYGPFVMNTKDELMQAFEDFQKGRLGTVPAVHGMTGAGPQG; encoded by the coding sequence ATGCCTGCAGTGACCGTCGAGAACCCGTTGACGCTGCCCCGAGTGACCGCTCCCGCCGACGCCGTGGCCCGCCCCGTGCTGACCGTGACGACCGCGCCGAGCGGCTTCGAGGGCGAGGGCTTCCCGGTGCGCCGCGCGTTCGCCGGGATCAACTACCGCCACCTCGACCCGTTCATCATGATGGACCAGATGGGTGAGGTGGAGTACGCGCCGGGCGAGCCCAAGGGCACCCCCTGGCACCCGCACCGCGGCTTCGAGACCGTCACCTACATCATCGACGGGACCTTCGACCACCAGGACTCCAACGGCGGTGGCGGCACCATCACCAACGGCGACACCCAGTGGATGACGGCCGGCTCCGGTCTGCTGCACATCGAGGCGCCGCCGGAGGCGCTGGTGGTGTCCGGCGGGCTCTTCCACGGCCTCCAGCTGTGGGTGAACCTCCCGGCCAAGGACAAGATGATGGCCCCGCGCTACCAGGACATCCGCGGCGGCAGCGTCCAGCTGCTGACGAGCCCCGACGGCGGCGCCCTGCTCCGCGTCATCGCCGGTGAGCTGGACGGCCACGAGGGTCCCGGCATCACACACACCCCGATCACCATGATCCACGCGACCCTCGCCCCGGGCGCCGAGCTGACCCTGCCCTGGCGCGAGGACTTCAACGGCCTCGCGTACGTCATGGCGGGCCGCGGCAGTGTCGGTGCCGAGCGCCGGCCGATCCGGCTGGGCCAGACCGCCGTCTTCGGCGCGGGCTCCTCGCTGACCGTCCGCGCGGACGAGAAGCAGGACGCGCACACCCCGGACCTGGAGGTCGTCCTCCTCGGCGGCCGGCCGATCCGCGAGCCGATGGCCCACTACGGCCCGTTCGTCATGAACACCAAGGACGAGCTGATGCAGGCCTTCGAGGACTTCCAGAAGGGCCGCCTGGGCACCGTCCCCGCGGTCCACGGCATGACGGGAGCCGGCCCGCAGGGCTGA
- a CDS encoding AI-2E family transporter: MPPLSEPVRRLAAWCVVVLLVAGVGWVGVRLCGELRTAVVPVLLALLGTALLGPLYRRMVAAGVQRSLAAGLTCVAVVAVVGGALYIVVAALIDTGDQIIASLRQAAQSVARHFGAAGTGLDDVAANSRKLLEKFGGTAASNVISGVSVVGEGIAMAVLALLLVFFFLRDSHRAVEVLRAVAPGGTADTAEAVARRAFTAVEGFMRGTTLIALIDAVCITVGLLVLRVPGAVGLGALVFVFAYIPYLGAFVSGAVAVLVALADRGFVIALWALGVVLAVQVLEGHVLQPVIQSRTVQMHPAVVMLAITAGASVAGILGMLLSVPLTAAAFGVAQELRSRHEVSAPPDS; this comes from the coding sequence GTGCCGCCGCTGTCCGAGCCCGTTCGCCGTCTGGCTGCCTGGTGTGTCGTGGTGCTGCTCGTGGCCGGGGTGGGATGGGTCGGTGTGCGGCTGTGCGGCGAGCTGCGGACCGCCGTGGTGCCCGTGCTCCTCGCCCTGCTGGGGACCGCGCTGCTGGGGCCGCTGTACCGGCGGATGGTGGCGGCGGGGGTGCAGCGCTCGCTCGCGGCCGGGCTGACCTGCGTCGCCGTCGTGGCCGTCGTCGGCGGGGCGCTCTACATCGTCGTCGCCGCGCTCATCGACACCGGCGACCAGATCATCGCCTCGCTCCGGCAGGCCGCCCAGTCCGTCGCCCGGCACTTCGGGGCCGCCGGCACCGGCCTCGACGACGTGGCCGCCAACTCCCGCAAGCTGCTGGAGAAGTTCGGCGGGACGGCGGCCTCCAACGTCATCAGCGGGGTCAGCGTGGTCGGCGAGGGCATCGCCATGGCCGTGCTCGCGCTGCTGCTGGTCTTCTTCTTCCTGCGCGACTCCCACCGCGCCGTCGAGGTCCTGCGGGCCGTCGCGCCCGGCGGCACCGCCGACACCGCGGAGGCCGTCGCCCGGCGGGCCTTCACGGCGGTGGAGGGGTTCATGCGCGGGACCACCCTCATCGCCCTCATCGACGCCGTGTGCATCACCGTCGGCCTGCTCGTCCTGCGGGTCCCCGGCGCCGTCGGCCTCGGCGCGCTCGTCTTCGTCTTCGCCTACATCCCCTACCTCGGCGCCTTCGTCTCCGGCGCGGTGGCCGTGCTGGTCGCCCTCGCCGACCGCGGCTTCGTCATCGCGCTGTGGGCGCTCGGTGTGGTCCTCGCGGTGCAGGTCCTGGAGGGGCACGTGCTCCAGCCCGTCATCCAGAGCCGCACCGTGCAGATGCATCCGGCGGTGGTCATGCTGGCGATCACCGCGGGTGCCTCCGTCGCGGGCATCCTCGGCATGCTGCTCTCGGTGCCGCTGACCGCCGCCGCCTTCGGCGTCGCGCAGGAACTGCGGTCACGTCACGAGGTGTCCGCGCCGCCGGACTCGTAG
- a CDS encoding ATP-binding SpoIIE family protein phosphatase, which produces MRTGEPLPSVNDVLAALATGLWHWDTAAGLVTVDAEAARLLGLPARATTLTEAQTRARLHPVDWNEITGVIRLAVAEGTLAEVRIRIMDEQGRVLRVVRSRSKPSYDPERHSYELTGTLQEVTEPAPGTAAGRSAVTGDWRRSREAFLLDAGRALAEARSTQEVLRVAAGLSMPGFSPDGLAVFGVEGDRLTVIGHHGHRPGVDGPFSHLPLTADYPAAEVVRTGRPVYLSSPDDYRGRYPVTWPLARHFGRRSWAFLPLTASGRTLGAWMAAFAYPVAFTPDERAVLTTVARMLGQALSRAGAADSQRELAEGLQRSMLPSLGPQIPGLTVAARYIPTGGGLQVGGDWYDIIPLPSGRYALAIGDVQGHDVRAAGLMGQLRIALRAYASEGHRPDAVLSRASRFLHGITQDEHMTDPRFATCLYVEADPETGLLEIARAGHLDPAIRMADGTVMTRPTAGGLPLGVDPDADYPTTRFTLEPGEIMTLCTDGLIETGGHDMESGWRRVRAILEDHRGDPESLADALVQGVLGPSSHHTAGPRPDRREDDIAVLLLGRPGADRGWGDPAAARPAVRRTALSVAQDEPERIAEARRHLRELLHDWGSADQVDSAVLLVSETVTNVLVHTDADALLLAEVTGEPGGRRLRLEVTDAGDDLPHKRRPGELASSGRGLVLIEVLADAWGVEPRGRGKSIWFELYESGGADTS; this is translated from the coding sequence ATGCGTACAGGCGAGCCCCTGCCGTCCGTGAATGACGTCCTCGCCGCCCTCGCGACCGGACTGTGGCACTGGGACACGGCCGCCGGCCTGGTCACCGTGGACGCGGAGGCGGCACGGCTGCTCGGGCTGCCCGCGCGCGCGACCACCCTCACGGAGGCGCAGACCCGGGCCCGGCTGCACCCGGTCGACTGGAACGAGATCACCGGCGTGATCCGGCTGGCGGTCGCCGAGGGCACCCTGGCCGAGGTGCGCATCCGGATCATGGACGAGCAGGGGCGGGTCCTGCGGGTGGTGCGCAGCCGCTCGAAGCCGTCGTACGACCCCGAGCGGCACAGCTACGAGCTGACCGGCACCCTCCAGGAGGTCACCGAACCGGCTCCGGGCACGGCGGCGGGCCGCAGCGCGGTCACCGGGGACTGGCGGCGCTCGCGGGAGGCGTTCCTGCTGGACGCGGGCCGGGCGCTGGCGGAGGCGCGGTCGACGCAGGAGGTGCTGCGGGTCGCGGCCGGGCTGTCCATGCCGGGCTTCTCCCCGGACGGGCTCGCGGTGTTCGGCGTCGAGGGCGACCGGCTGACGGTCATCGGCCACCACGGGCACCGGCCCGGCGTCGACGGACCCTTCTCGCACCTGCCGCTGACGGCCGACTACCCGGCCGCCGAGGTGGTGCGCACCGGCCGGCCCGTCTACCTCTCCTCGCCCGACGACTACCGCGGCCGCTACCCGGTCACCTGGCCGCTCGCCCGGCACTTCGGGCGCCGCTCCTGGGCGTTCCTCCCGCTGACGGCGTCCGGGCGCACCCTGGGCGCCTGGATGGCGGCCTTCGCCTATCCGGTGGCCTTCACGCCCGACGAGCGGGCCGTCCTGACCACGGTGGCCCGGATGCTGGGCCAGGCCCTGTCCCGGGCCGGGGCCGCCGACTCCCAGCGGGAGCTGGCGGAGGGGCTGCAGCGCTCCATGCTGCCGTCGCTGGGCCCGCAGATCCCGGGGCTGACCGTGGCCGCCCGCTACATCCCGACCGGCGGCGGGCTCCAGGTGGGCGGGGACTGGTACGACATCATCCCGCTGCCCTCGGGCCGGTACGCCCTGGCCATCGGGGACGTGCAGGGCCACGACGTGCGGGCGGCGGGCCTGATGGGCCAGCTCCGGATCGCCCTGCGGGCGTACGCCTCGGAGGGGCACCGCCCGGACGCGGTCCTCTCCCGCGCCTCCCGGTTCCTGCACGGCATCACCCAGGACGAGCACATGACCGACCCGCGCTTCGCGACCTGCCTGTACGTGGAGGCCGACCCGGAGACCGGCCTGCTGGAGATCGCCCGCGCCGGGCATCTGGACCCGGCGATCCGGATGGCCGACGGCACGGTGATGACGCGGCCGACGGCGGGCGGGCTGCCGCTGGGTGTCGATCCGGACGCGGACTATCCGACGACCCGGTTCACGCTGGAGCCGGGCGAGATCATGACGCTGTGCACCGACGGCCTGATCGAGACCGGCGGGCACGACATGGAGAGCGGCTGGCGGCGCGTCCGGGCGATCCTGGAGGACCACCGGGGCGACCCGGAGTCGCTGGCCGACGCGCTGGTGCAGGGGGTGCTCGGGCCGTCCTCGCACCACACCGCCGGCCCGCGGCCCGACCGCCGCGAGGACGACATCGCGGTGCTGCTGCTGGGCCGGCCCGGGGCGGACCGCGGCTGGGGCGACCCGGCGGCCGCCCGGCCCGCGGTGCGGCGCACGGCGCTGTCGGTGGCGCAGGACGAGCCGGAGCGGATCGCGGAGGCCCGCCGGCACCTGCGCGAGCTGCTGCACGACTGGGGCTCGGCCGACCAGGTGGACTCCGCGGTGCTGCTGGTCTCCGAGACGGTCACCAACGTCCTGGTGCACACCGACGCCGACGCGCTGCTGCTCGCCGAGGTGACCGGCGAGCCGGGCGGGCGCCGGCTGCGTCTTGAGGTCACGGACGCCGGTGACGACCTCCCGCACAAGCGCCGGCCGGGCGAGCTGGCCTCGTCGGGCCGCGGCCTGGTGCTGATCGAGGTGCTCGCGGACGCGTGGGGGGTGGAGCCGCGGGGGCGCGGCAAGAGCATCTGGTTCGAGCTCTACGAGTCCGGCGGCGCGGACACCTCGTGA
- the aspS gene encoding aspartate--tRNA ligase: MHRYRSHTCGQLRASDVGTDVRLSGWLHNRRDLGGILFIDLRDHYGITQLVARPGTAAYEALDKISKESTVRVDGQVVSRGTENVNPDLPTGEIEVEVADVELLGAAAPLPFTINTEDGVNEERRLEYRFLDLRRERMHRNIMLRTAVISAMRQKMAVMGFNEMATPILSATSPEGARDYVVPSRVHPGKFYALPQAPQQFKQLLMISGFDRYFQIAPCFRDEDARADRSPGEFYQLDIEMSFVEQEDIFQPVEKLMTELFEEFGGGRHVTSPFPRIPFREAMLKYGSDKPDLRAKLELVDITDVFEGSEFKAFAGKHVRALAVPDVSAQPRKFFDQLGDYAVEQGAKGLAWVRVAEDGTLSGPIAKFLTEANVAELTKRLALAPGHAVFFGAGEYDEVSKIMGAVRVEAAKRAGHFEDGVFRFCWIVDFPMYEKDEETGGIDFSHNPFSMPQGGLEALETQDPLDILGWQYDIVCNGVELSSGAIRNHEPDIMLKAFEIAGYDRETVEEKFAGMLRAFRFGAPPHGGIAPGVDRIVMLLADEPNIRETIAFPLNGNAQDLMMGAPTELDESRLRELHLSIRKPQPK; the protein is encoded by the coding sequence ATGCATCGGTACAGGTCCCACACCTGCGGCCAGCTCCGCGCCTCTGACGTCGGCACCGACGTCCGGCTGAGTGGCTGGCTGCACAATCGGCGCGACCTGGGCGGCATCCTCTTCATCGATCTGCGCGACCACTACGGCATCACGCAGCTGGTGGCCCGTCCCGGCACGGCCGCCTACGAGGCCCTGGACAAGATCTCCAAGGAGTCCACGGTCCGCGTCGACGGCCAGGTTGTTTCACGTGGAACCGAGAACGTGAACCCCGACCTGCCCACCGGCGAGATCGAGGTCGAGGTCGCCGACGTCGAGCTGCTCGGCGCGGCCGCCCCGCTGCCCTTCACGATCAACACCGAGGACGGGGTCAACGAGGAGCGGCGCCTGGAGTACCGCTTCCTGGACCTGCGCCGCGAGCGCATGCACCGCAACATCATGCTGCGCACGGCGGTCATCTCGGCCATGCGCCAGAAGATGGCGGTGATGGGCTTCAACGAGATGGCGACGCCGATCCTGTCCGCCACCTCCCCCGAGGGCGCCCGTGACTACGTGGTCCCCTCCCGCGTGCACCCGGGCAAGTTCTACGCCCTGCCGCAGGCCCCGCAGCAGTTCAAGCAGCTGCTGATGATCTCCGGCTTCGACCGCTACTTCCAGATCGCGCCCTGCTTCCGCGACGAGGACGCCCGCGCCGACCGCTCGCCGGGCGAGTTCTACCAGCTCGACATCGAGATGTCCTTCGTCGAGCAGGAGGACATCTTCCAGCCGGTCGAGAAGCTGATGACCGAGCTGTTCGAGGAGTTCGGCGGCGGTCGCCACGTCACCTCCCCCTTCCCGCGCATCCCGTTCCGCGAGGCGATGCTCAAGTACGGCTCCGACAAGCCGGACCTGCGGGCCAAGCTGGAACTGGTGGACATCACCGACGTCTTCGAGGGCTCGGAGTTCAAGGCGTTCGCGGGCAAGCACGTGCGCGCCCTCGCGGTGCCGGACGTCTCCGCCCAGCCCCGCAAGTTCTTCGACCAGCTCGGTGACTACGCCGTCGAGCAGGGTGCCAAGGGCCTGGCCTGGGTGCGCGTGGCCGAGGACGGCACGCTGTCCGGCCCGATCGCGAAGTTCCTGACCGAGGCGAACGTCGCCGAGCTGACCAAGCGGCTCGCGCTGGCCCCCGGCCACGCCGTCTTCTTCGGCGCGGGCGAGTACGACGAGGTCTCCAAGATCATGGGTGCCGTCCGGGTGGAGGCCGCCAAGCGCGCCGGCCACTTCGAGGACGGCGTCTTCCGCTTCTGCTGGATCGTCGACTTCCCGATGTACGAGAAGGACGAGGAGACCGGCGGGATCGACTTCTCGCACAACCCGTTCTCGATGCCGCAGGGCGGTCTGGAGGCCCTGGAGACCCAGGACCCGCTGGACATCCTCGGCTGGCAGTACGACATCGTCTGCAACGGCGTCGAGCTGTCCTCCGGCGCGATCCGGAACCACGAGCCGGACATCATGCTCAAGGCCTTCGAGATCGCGGGCTACGACCGTGAGACCGTCGAGGAGAAGTTCGCCGGCATGCTCCGCGCGTTCCGCTTCGGCGCCCCGCCGCACGGCGGCATCGCCCCCGGCGTGGACCGCATCGTCATGCTCCTCGCGGACGAGCCCAACATCCGCGAGACGATCGCCTTCCCGCTCAACGGCAACGCCCAGGACCTGATGATGGGCGCCCCGACCGAGCTGGACGAGTCCCGCCTGCGCGAGCTGCACCTGAGCATCAGGAAGCCGCAGCCGAAGTAG